One Burkholderia thailandensis E264 genomic window carries:
- a CDS encoding aspartate/glutamate racemase family protein has translation MKTIGLIGGMSWESSAEYYRLINQHMKARLGGHRNARSVMATVCFDEIETLQHAGHWGELGRRMRQAARQAEAGGADFVVLCTNTMHKVAPAIEAALSVPFVHIVDPTARALRRAGVRRAGLLGTRFTMEEAFYRERMASLHGIDVIVPDERDRAVIHDVIYDELCHGVVRDASRDAYRRIIESLEAAGAQGVILGCTEIALLIGPEDSALPVFDTTELHALAAVELAAG, from the coding sequence ATGAAAACGATTGGACTGATCGGCGGGATGAGCTGGGAATCGTCGGCCGAATACTATCGGCTGATCAACCAGCACATGAAGGCGCGCCTCGGCGGGCATCGCAACGCGCGCAGCGTCATGGCCACGGTCTGCTTCGACGAGATCGAGACGCTGCAGCACGCCGGCCACTGGGGCGAACTGGGCCGCCGGATGCGGCAGGCCGCGCGGCAGGCCGAGGCGGGCGGCGCCGATTTCGTCGTTCTCTGCACCAACACGATGCACAAGGTCGCGCCCGCGATCGAGGCCGCGTTGTCCGTGCCGTTCGTGCACATCGTCGATCCGACCGCGCGGGCGCTGCGCCGCGCGGGCGTTCGCCGCGCCGGGCTGCTCGGCACGCGCTTCACGATGGAGGAGGCGTTCTATCGCGAGCGGATGGCGTCGCTGCACGGCATCGACGTCATCGTGCCGGACGAGCGCGATCGGGCCGTCATTCACGACGTGATCTACGACGAGCTGTGCCACGGCGTCGTGCGCGACGCGTCGCGCGACGCTTATCGGCGCATCATCGAGTCGCTCGAAGCGGCCGGCGCGCAAGGCGTGATTCTCGGCTGCACGGAGATCGCGCTGCTGATCGGGCCCGAGGATTCGGCGTTGCCGGTGTTCGACACGACCGAATTGCATGCGCTCGCGGCGGTCGAACTGGCGGCCGGCTGA